ATTTTCTATGAAGTCTTCAACCTTCATGGTAATGCACTTGTCCTGTATACCAATGTCCCCTATGTTATTTTACATCATCTCATAGGAGCCTAGCACTTTCATCATCCCTGCTTTCGGCAGAATGCTATTTAAAGCATCTTTTATAATAGTATCGCTGATATTCCCTGCAAAGTCTATGTAAAAGATATAATCTCCCAGAATACGTTTTGAAGGTCTGGATTCAATGCGTGTAAGATTTATCTTCCGGATTGCGAATTCCCCCAGCAGGTCATATAATGCTCCTGGCCTGTCTCTGTCAAGATAGACTATGATAGATGTTCTGTGGGGAAGATCTCTCTTTGCTGTGTCATCGGTTTCGGCTACACTTCCACTGCAAGTCTTCCAGGCAAGATCATCATCTTCCTGTTTTTTCCTGAACACTATGAAACGGGTATGATTGTTATTGCAATCCTGAATATTGCAGAGCAGTACGTTAAGTCCGTACATGCCTGCTGAATCTCTGGATGCGATGGCTGCCATTTCCTCAAACTCAGTGGCAAGTTTGGCTGCATGGGAGGTGCTCCCTGTTGTGCGTATCTCTGCATGAGGAAAATGGCTTTTGATGAACTGCCTGCACTGTCCCAGTGCCTGGGGATGGGAAAGTATGACCCTTATATCCTCTATCTTCCCCCTGGACAGCAAACAGTGTTCAATGGGCACAACTACCTCCCCGATTATATGGATCTCATGTTCCATGAGCATGTCAAGGGTAACACCCACCGAGCCTTCGATGGAATTCTCTACAGGTACAATGCCAAGATCAGCATTTGTGAGAATCACAGCATTGAATGTATCGATGATATCGTCGCAATATTTCAGAGATATGTCCTTCAGGGGTGAAGCAGTGTATTCTTTACTGAGCCACAGGCTGGCGGCATGGTCCGAATAAGATCCCCTGGGTCCCAGTACACCGATGATCATAATGCCTACACTACGGCACAACTTATATAATTGTGTATATGTGCCATGCACATGCTCTCTCTCTCTGTTTTTATTTGTACTTGTTTTCCAATTGTGAACCTCTTGATATAACCCTTTTTAGAACTCTTTCTAAGACCTTTCCTAAGACCTTATTCTGAAACAGGATGTCTTTTCAGGAACCAATAAAAAACACAATGTTTAAATAATTATAATGTAATATGCTTGACAAACAAGTTCCATAGGACAGCATCATGGCCGAAAAGCAAAAAAAAGGAATAAATGAACTTATCAATGACACTGATGCTTACATTCCCTTTGCACTTATAGGCATATTCATCCTGCTGTTCTCATTGCTGACAGCCGTGGATCTCACACGTATGGATTACCAGCTTGCAGAGGTGGTATATTCCACTGATACATCGGATCCGCAACATGATATCCTTGACATGGCATGTGCTGATATATCGAGGTGTCTTAACTATGCAGGCATGGAGGCTTTAGAGTGGCAGGGGGAGCATCCTGTCATTCAGCCCGGATCTGTTTCCGTAAAAGCCTGGAACAATGCAGGCTTTGAGGCTCGTCCTTTAAACAAAGATCTGGAACCGGGGGATGTTTTGCAGGTAGAAGTAGAACTCCCCTCTAATATCCTGGGAACCTTACTTTCTCTTGTCAGCAGTCAGAACAGGGTGCTTACTGTATATGATGAAAGCGGCAGCTTCAATATGAGCTTCAACTACAACGCATCCCATCGCTTATGGGGGAGTTCTTCTTTCGTACAGGAAGTCAGCATCCCCACAGATGCATCATATGGGTTTGGTTACGTTGTACTAAAGGTTGGAAATGATGTGCAGGCCACTGACTGGTTCCATGTGGGTACCAATCCCGTGAAGGATATTGTTGCAGCACGTTTCAATGAGCTCATGGAGAACAACTACAAAAACGGTGTTCATATAACAGGCAGGTATGTATTGAACATCAACGGGGACATAACTCCTGAACAGATCATTATCGATAAAGTTAACGGAACCCTGAATAGAAGTATGGCACAGGACCAAGATGATTACATTATTCATTATACCCTAACAGTAAAGCATCTTAATTACACGCTTACTGATGTCGATACAGGTATAGTGGAAAATGGAAGCATGGATATTTTCACACCTGTCGATTCGAGGGAGCCTCTGCTGGCACAGCTCACCGCAGAGTACGAAAGGGAACTCAATACTGGTGTATCTGCGGACATTGTACTCGGGATGTCTAATGTGCGTTCCTTTACCTATGGCCCCTGGCAGCATTATGCAGGCGGTCCACTGAATATCCTGACAGGTCCTTCTATTGCAGGTGCTGTGAACACGGGTACAATGTATGCCCAGAAGCGTGTCTTTGATGCCGCAGACCCCTGGTCTTTGATGTATACGGGCTACTATAACGGGAAGGTCATGTACTCTGATGTAAAAAGGGATACTTCGGACTATGATCTGCAGAAAGGCAATCTTTCAGCGGTCTATGCTGATCTTGCGCAGAACGGTTCTTTCAATATGAATATTCAGGAAGATATGGATGGTTCCATGCAGGATGCTGGTACCAGCCTACAGGCAGTTGAGGATAACACTTCCGTTATCCTGGCGGTCTCCAACTATACGGCAGGTGTACAGAATGGTTGGATATTCAATGATCGGATGTGGAGTCCCGCAGATCCCGACCTCATACATGATGTGACCCGTAAGATATACAGTGCTGAAGTAATGCCGGAAATAATACGGAGTGGTGTAAATGATCAGCCTGGGGCTCAGGATGTACTGGTTGAAACACACTTTGATCC
This DNA window, taken from Methanomethylovorans hollandica DSM 15978, encodes the following:
- the pheA gene encoding prephenate dehydratase, which gives rise to MIIGVLGPRGSYSDHAASLWLSKEYTASPLKDISLKYCDDIIDTFNAVILTNADLGIVPVENSIEGSVGVTLDMLMEHEIHIIGEVVVPIEHCLLSRGKIEDIRVILSHPQALGQCRQFIKSHFPHAEIRTTGSTSHAAKLATEFEEMAAIASRDSAGMYGLNVLLCNIQDCNNNHTRFIVFRKKQEDDDLAWKTCSGSVAETDDTAKRDLPHRTSIIVYLDRDRPGALYDLLGEFAIRKINLTRIESRPSKRILGDYIFYIDFAGNISDTIIKDALNSILPKAGMMKVLGSYEMM